Proteins co-encoded in one Salvia splendens isolate huo1 chromosome 4, SspV2, whole genome shotgun sequence genomic window:
- the LOC121799205 gene encoding nodulin homeobox-like isoform X1, which produces MPLNSYIIICFLQILLEDMKISEQLIDLVFYLLFVDMYLLLRIQESHTIPNDMVLLHAALVACSLQLLTVIVSPHYQEVAQALTAYYKVYIFKEAAFAAVCVDVKYLQTNDSSRSAYPTTEETLNHLWQQCDSSLQFLQPLCQQKLFRECIVNNQELGKGWTAEQLASCVGLGPDEKRSSSTSHLCSPGL; this is translated from the exons ATGCCCCTTAATTCATATATCATCATATGTTTTCTTCAGATATTGCTTGAAGATATGAAGATATCAGAACAACTGATTGACCTGGTCTTTTATCTGTTGTTTGTAGATATGTACTTACTTCTTCGTATCCAGGAATCTCACACCATTCCCAATGACATGGTTCTTCTTCATGCGGCTCTCGTAGCTTGCAGTCTACAATTGTTGACAGTCATTGTTTCTCCACATTACCAAGAGGTTGCTCAAGCATTGACTGCGTATTACAAG GTGTATATATTCAAAGAGGCAGCATTTGCTGCTGTTTGTGTAGATGTCAAGTATCTGCAGACCAACGATTCATCTAGAAGTGCATACCCTACTACTGAAGAGACCTTGAATCATCTCTGGCAGCAGTGTGATTCTTCTCTTCAATTTCTACAGCCCCTGTGTCAGCAAAAGTTGTTCCGGGAATGCATTGTTAACAACCAG GAGCTTGGGAAGGGGTGGACTGCAGAGCAACTAGCTTCCTGTGTTGGACTCGGCCCTGATGAAAAAAGGAGTAGCTCTACTTCTCATCTTTGTAGTCCTGGTCTTTGA
- the LOC121799205 gene encoding nodulin homeobox-like isoform X2: MPLNSYIIICFLQILLEDMKISEQLIDLVFYLLFVDMYLLLRIQESHTIPNDMVLLHAALVACSLQLLTVIVSPHYQEVAQALTAYYKVYIFKEAAFAAVCVDVKYLQTNDSSRSAYPTTEETLNHLWQQCDSSLQFLQPLCQQKLFRECIVNNQVIYKSI; the protein is encoded by the exons ATGCCCCTTAATTCATATATCATCATATGTTTTCTTCAGATATTGCTTGAAGATATGAAGATATCAGAACAACTGATTGACCTGGTCTTTTATCTGTTGTTTGTAGATATGTACTTACTTCTTCGTATCCAGGAATCTCACACCATTCCCAATGACATGGTTCTTCTTCATGCGGCTCTCGTAGCTTGCAGTCTACAATTGTTGACAGTCATTGTTTCTCCACATTACCAAGAGGTTGCTCAAGCATTGACTGCGTATTACAAG GTGTATATATTCAAAGAGGCAGCATTTGCTGCTGTTTGTGTAGATGTCAAGTATCTGCAGACCAACGATTCATCTAGAAGTGCATACCCTACTACTGAAGAGACCTTGAATCATCTCTGGCAGCAGTGTGATTCTTCTCTTCAATTTCTACAGCCCCTGTGTCAGCAAAAGTTGTTCCGGGAATGCATTGTTAACAACCAG GTTATTTATAAGTCAATTTGA